GCAGGGTGCTCCCAGGCACAAACCCCAAGGCAAGGAATGCCCAGTGCATGGTTCCCTCATGGGAACAAATCTTTCTGGAGGTGGTACCAGGTGGCTGAGGGTGATCCAGGGATACCTTGCTCTCTGCCTGGACTTGGTTCTTGCAAGGCTCTCCTGCTTGTCTAAGCCTAAAATGGCATTTAAGGGAGAACTCCTGGCTGCCCACACTGCATCCTATTGCCATGTCTGCCATGCTCCCATTGTCATCCATCCCCGTACCTTCCTCTCTGCAGGAGCAACACACTCTGCCAGGGCCACGGCGAGGGCAAGGACCAGGATGAAAACACCGCCCCTCATGGCTGCATGGCTGCGAaatgcccagcccagctccctctctgccctgcaTCCCAAACCCCTTTATAGAGCTGTAACCAGAGCCATGAcggctggcagctgtggcttGAGTGTCCTGATGTCAGCGTGCCCAGGCCAGGTGAGGTGAGGAGGTCTGCCTGACCTGTGTAGCACTGGAGGAATGCAGGGACGAGCACGGCTGTGCAGGGAGGTGGGGATGCAGGGATGATTTACACATCCACTCTCCAAGAGGCTCTGCCGACCCCTTTCCTTGCTCAGTACTGGAGCCCTGGGGGCAGGCATGGCCTGACACTGTCCACTGCCACCGACCCAGTGCTGCCACTGAAACACAGGCTGGAGCAAAAGCAGTCTGGCCAGCTATGCTCTGCTGCACTGACTGGTGACGGGTCTGCCTGCAGGGGCTCATCCCCTGTCACCGTCCCCTCCTGCACTGCGTCTGCTGCTCTTTCTAAACTGTTTTTcatcctggctgtgctgggctttcCTCGGATTTGGGATTAAAGactgtcactgcagcaggaacTCTTGAATCAGCCATTCTTGCAAGTGCAGAAAGGCTTTCCTGGAAGATATGTAGAAGTTAAAATTTGCTTATTCCTGTGGGAGGGCATGTTCTGTGCACAGTGTCTCCCTAGACACTGTGGGAGGCAATGCCATATGCGTGATGCTCTGAGGCGGGGCAGGGCCCTGTCTGACCCTTCCCAAGCGGTTCCTAATTGTGCAAGACTGGAATGGGGCTGCTCAGACTGCCTGGCATTTGCACAGGGACATGGCACAGACACAGATAGAAGTGGCATCTGGCTGTGTCCAGACCATGAGGTCACTCTCTGGCCCCTGCCCAAGCACAAAGGGTGAGATCTGCTTTGACAATCTATCTCATCTTTCCTGGGCCTGAAGACAAGGAAACCcattctcctcttcctcagggAGGAGGATCCTTTGTTCAAATTGCACTTTGCTTTTAATGAAAGAATTATAGGGCTGTGTTCAGCTCCCATCCTGGGGACTTCCTGCAAAAGCCCTTGGGATCTTGACACTGCTCTCCCTTGCTTGCTGCCCAGCTGGCTCCCAGCACCCAGGACTTGGCATTCCCCTGTGGGCTCCATGCAACACCCACaggggcagcaccagcacagagcaaggATGGACAAGTGCCCTGCAGCCCACCCACTAGCCTTGCAGTCATCCCTGAGCATGTCAGCCTCATCTTGCATGATCCATGTGGTCCTTCagtatttcctttctctcctcatCTGTGAAGCTTTGGCCCATGGAGACAGTGATGGAGTCTGCAGTCTGTgaaggggtgggatgagatggggatgggataggatgggatgggatgggatgggatgggatgggatgggatgggatgggatgggatgggatggagctGTCCCTCTCAGGCACCCAGTTTGTCAGTGGGAAAGGCTGCTCGTGGGTGGGAGatgtttccctccccagcttcctgtcctgctgggaccTTGAACAAGCATGGGATATGCAGGGCATGGTGGCATGAATCCCAGGCAGTATGCCAGCTCAGGCCATGCAGCACTGTCCCAGGTTATTTTGAGAATTAAAGACACAAGGACTAAGTTTCAGATTCAGACCCAGAGCTGATTTCCTGGAAATCATTTTCTTCTAAGGCAGAACAGGCGCTTCCTGTTTTGGTCAGTCACATAGTCCATTGGGCAGAGATTTGAGAGGCTGTATTTGCTGCTCATTAGCTTTTCAGTAAATCACATTTCCAGGAAGTTTTGGGCTGGGTGTACTGCAGCTACTGGCCATGTGTGGCTGGTACAGAGCAGTCCTTGGCACTTTTCAGGAGTGTGGATGCAGCCAAGGCCCCCCACCTGCCTGCTTAAGGGCTGTTTTAGAGCCAGGGGCCTCCCAGCCAGGTTTTTGGGATGCAGAAGAGCTCCCCAGCTTACCCTCCCATCACACTCACCAGGCTTTCAGCAGGAAAGAGTGAGTGCTGGTCACAGTGTCAGAGGGTTACTTTGGAGATGCACCATCCTGTTTGGGCTGGAAAACAGGCTTTCTTGGGACCAGTCTCTTCCCAGAATAAGGGAATGAGAGTTTCACCCCACACCCACCCTCCACCGTGCTTTTGCCCAGCTTTCCCAGGACATATCCACAGACTGCACAAGGTTGTGTTTGCatatctttaattttattttgtgttttttgagACATCCTCCTCCAGAGCTGGAAACATCAGGGCAGGCTGGTACACACTGATCCTGCTGAGGGGACTCCTGTCTCCTGAGTGTGTCCAGGATAGGATGCTTCTCCCCCCTTTCAGCCTATTCGACTGAAGTTGTTGTGGCCTGTTCTGTGGGGAAGCAGGAGCCCATTGGTGCCCAGCCAGCAGTGGGGTGGGGATCCCAGATGGATGGGGGGTACCTTGACTCACCTGGTGGCTTTCCAGTCATCTGACTCCGAGTCGACTTTCTCCCGCAGCAGCCAGGAGGTGTGCAGGACCTCCTTCCCATCATCCCCATTGAAGCACTGGCCCACGAAGACAGCTGTGGAGTCTAAAGGAGTGGTGGCTGTTAGCATCCCAATAGGACCCTTGTTGATTTTGGAGCTTCACAGGCATCAGTGGGTTTAGTGCTCATGGAGCTTGAGCAGGTCCTGATATTTGCAGGGAAATGCTGTGCGTCAGAGCAACCCTTGGTGCTGCCTCACCCAGACCTAGTTTTGGGAGGTGTACTGCTGTCTGCAGACACCATCCAGAGTGGGGAGAGGTCAAGGAACGACAGACAAGGGACAGCAGAGAGAACAGAGGAATTGGGATGAGTACTAGGACCTGCCTGAGctcccctctccatcccaccaCTCCATCCAACAACAGCCATCATGCAGCTACAGACCTGAGAACTTCTTCCCGTTGACAGTGAAGCCAAAGGTGCACTGTTCATCCTCATCCAGGTGCTGGGAGCCAGTCAGTTGGGACAGCCGGATGGGTTCCTCAGTGCTTGACACGGCAATGTGGTACTCGCCAGACAAAGTTCCATCCTTGCCAACCTTGAACACTTGCATCTTGGAGCCCAGATCATTCTCCCACCAGCGGTCAGGTTGCACGGCTGGGGATAAGCAGACCTGTCCCTGGGGGCTGCCTGTACATAGCCCTTACAGGCTGAGCCCCCTGGCCACAATTCCCAATGCCCAATGGGTGCTGACACTCACCTTGATATGccttctgcttttccccaggCAGCTCATGGttgccttttcctctttcttgctGGCCTTTTTCTCCTCAGGGTGCTCACCTCCCTGGCAGAGGAGCTTGGAAAAGAACACAAACAAAGATGAGTCTGTGGATGGTGGCACAGCAGAGTGCTTCCGGAGTTCTGAGAGTGCTCgagcattcatttttaaaatacatgattCATAAAGTTGCTGCTGTCTCAGCTATGTCAAGAGGGCTAAAAGCTGGGGTAAGCCAAGCAAAGGGGAGAGGTGAAGAGGAAAATTGAAAGGTGGGAGCCATGGACAGGCAGGAACATGGGCGGGACTCCTGCTGTAGCCCTGGCAAGTGAGCTGTGTGAATCCAGAGCAGATTTGCCCATGTTTATGGGTACCCGTGCTGTGCCCTGGACACGTGTAGCACAACAGGGAAGCTCACTGGGATGGGCATAACCCTGAGGTCCACAGTGGGCTCCGTCTCAGCCAGAGCCCTGCACATCCCACCTGCAGTTCTAAGCGCTGCCTCAGCACTCCTACGCTGCACCATCGGAGACAGCGGCAAGTCACCCCCTGGGGCAGGGTCCCCAGGCTTCCCCTGCCCCAATTCCCCTCGGTCTTTAGGAGGGAAGTGGAGGATTTCCACATGCATGGCCCCTGCTACAGGGAAGGAATCTCCATGCACATCACTCCCGGGCACACGGAAAACTGTGGAGCATCACTTCCCTCATCTCCCTCGGCAGGGTTTCCCGCTTGGAGCAGGGGATTCTCCTGTTGCCGAGTATTCCCCCGCAGAGGGGTCTTCCACGTGTGTCCCACCCCTAacaagagctgcagctcccataTCATGTTCCACCCCTCTGGCGAGTCTCCCACTCGTGTCCCTCCCTGAACACCGGGATCCCCAGGCATATTCCGACCCAGACTTCCCTGGAGCCGAGTTTCCCACGCGTGCCTCCCATCAGGAGCTCCACCTGGAAGCCTGCTGAAGCCATGGCCATGGACACCCCTGCAGTCAGGGAGAGAATGGAGAGGACGCGGCGGCTCATCGGGAAAGCAGCTCGGGATGCAGCAGCGGCAAGGAATCACTGGCACACCGCTCCA
This sequence is a window from Vidua chalybeata isolate OUT-0048 chromosome Z, bVidCha1 merged haplotype, whole genome shotgun sequence. Protein-coding genes within it:
- the LOC128781779 gene encoding LOW QUALITY PROTEIN: avidin-like (The sequence of the model RefSeq protein was modified relative to this genomic sequence to represent the inferred CDS: inserted 1 base in 1 codon), with amino-acid sequence MSRRVLSILSLTAGVSMAMASAGFQLLCQGGEHPEEKKASKKEEKATMSCLGKSRRHIKPCNLTXWWENDLGSKMQVFKVGKDGTLSGEYHIAVSSTEEPIRLSQLTGSQHLDEDEQCTFGFTVNGKKFSDSTAVFVGQCFNGDDGKEVLHTSWLLREKVDSESDDWKATRTGHNNFSRIG